A genomic window from Streptomyces brevispora includes:
- a CDS encoding aldehyde dehydrogenase family protein gives MSFFHELADQYIDGEWRTGTGSWDIIDINPYNGEKLAAITVATADEVDRAYRAAERAQRAWAATSPYERGRVMERALRITEDLADEIVEAAIDELGGTRSKARYELRAAQEFLREAAHQALHSGGRILASPADGKENRLYRLPVGVVGVISAFNFPFLVTMKSVAPALALGNAVVVKPNQHAPVVGGGLVAKIFQDAGLPAGLLNILVTDIAEIGDAFIAHPVPRVISFAGSDRVGRHVGATAGALFKRTILELSGNSALVVLDDADIDYAVDAAVFSRFVYQGQVCMAANRILVDRAVAPEFAEKFTARVAALRTGDPRDPETQIGPVINTFQADALTALVDQAIAEGATAPVRGRTRGNLVEPTVLTGLPDDSPLLSQEIFGPVALLATFDGEEEAVRMTNDSPYGLSGAVFTADSERGVRFARRIRSGMFHVNDATVQDDPLVAFGGEKKSGSGRLNGEATVEAFTTQRWISIQHGRSVFPL, from the coding sequence ATGTCCTTCTTCCACGAGCTGGCCGACCAGTACATCGACGGTGAATGGCGCACCGGCACCGGCTCGTGGGACATCATTGATATCAATCCCTACAACGGGGAAAAGCTCGCCGCGATCACCGTCGCCACCGCAGACGAGGTCGACCGCGCCTACCGTGCGGCCGAGCGCGCGCAGCGGGCCTGGGCCGCCACGAGTCCGTACGAGCGCGGCCGGGTCATGGAACGGGCGCTGCGCATCACCGAGGACCTGGCCGACGAGATCGTCGAAGCCGCCATCGACGAACTGGGCGGCACCCGGTCCAAGGCACGGTACGAGCTGCGCGCCGCCCAGGAGTTCCTGCGCGAGGCCGCCCATCAGGCGTTGCACTCCGGGGGCCGGATCCTGGCGTCCCCGGCGGACGGCAAGGAGAACCGCCTCTACCGGCTGCCCGTCGGGGTCGTCGGCGTCATCAGCGCCTTCAACTTCCCCTTCCTGGTGACGATGAAGTCGGTCGCGCCGGCCCTGGCGCTCGGCAACGCGGTCGTCGTCAAGCCGAACCAGCACGCCCCGGTGGTCGGCGGCGGGCTGGTCGCCAAGATCTTCCAGGACGCGGGACTGCCGGCCGGACTGCTCAACATCCTGGTCACCGACATAGCCGAGATAGGTGACGCGTTCATAGCGCACCCCGTCCCCAGGGTGATCTCCTTCGCCGGATCGGACCGGGTCGGCCGCCATGTCGGCGCGACGGCGGGCGCGCTCTTCAAGCGCACCATTCTCGAACTCAGCGGTAACAGCGCCCTGGTGGTGCTCGACGACGCGGACATCGACTACGCGGTCGACGCGGCGGTCTTCAGCCGCTTCGTCTACCAGGGGCAGGTCTGCATGGCCGCCAACCGGATTCTGGTGGACCGGGCCGTCGCGCCGGAGTTCGCCGAGAAGTTCACCGCACGGGTGGCGGCGCTCCGGACCGGCGACCCGCGTGACCCGGAGACCCAGATCGGTCCCGTCATCAACACCTTCCAGGCGGACGCGCTGACCGCCCTGGTCGACCAGGCGATCGCCGAGGGGGCCACGGCGCCGGTCCGGGGCCGCACCCGGGGCAATCTCGTCGAGCCCACCGTGCTCACCGGACTCCCGGACGACTCCCCGCTGCTCTCCCAGGAGATCTTCGGCCCGGTGGCGCTGCTGGCCACGTTCGACGGAGAGGAGGAGGCCGTACGGATGACCAACGACAGCCCGTACGGGCTCAGCGGCGCCGTGTTCACCGCGGACTCCGAGCGCGGGGTGCGGTTCGCCCGGCGGATTCGCAGCGGGATGTTCCACGTCAACGACGCCACCGTCCAGGACGACCCGCTGGTCGCCTTCGGCGGCGAGAAGAAGTCCGGCTCGGGCCGGCTGAACGGCGAGGCGACGGTGGAGGCCTTCACCACCCAGAGGTGGATATCGATCCAGCACGGCCGGAGCGTTTTCCCGCTCTGA
- a CDS encoding DUF397 domain-containing protein → MHHVYNGMAATELRGVAWQKSRYSNSQGSCVEFAKLPDGDVAMRNSRHPDGPALVYTPAEIEALLLGVKDGEFDHLIAEG, encoded by the coding sequence GTGCACCACGTGTACAACGGCATGGCGGCCACAGAGCTTCGCGGAGTCGCCTGGCAGAAGAGCAGGTACAGCAACTCCCAGGGATCCTGCGTGGAGTTCGCGAAACTGCCCGACGGGGATGTGGCGATGCGGAATTCGCGCCACCCCGACGGGCCGGCGCTGGTCTATACGCCGGCCGAGATAGAGGCGCTGCTGCTCGGCGTCAAGGACGGGGAGTTCGACCACCTCATAGCGGAGGGCTGA
- a CDS encoding ATP-binding protein, translating into MLEPLRQGLPPIDPSGVSGSATCTLPARYEAVGGARQFTRSTLTSWDLNERFDDVALVVSELVTNALRHALPADVPREPQDPPVRLHLMRWTSRLVCAVRDPSQASPVASEAADCAESGRGLFLVESFSDCWGWHHSPTLSAESTSGAGLRGKVVWALFRLSDPA; encoded by the coding sequence ATGCTCGAGCCGTTAAGGCAGGGGCTTCCCCCCATCGATCCCTCTGGCGTCTCCGGGTCGGCCACCTGCACACTGCCCGCTCGTTACGAAGCGGTGGGCGGGGCGCGGCAGTTCACCCGTTCGACGCTCACCAGCTGGGATCTGAACGAGCGGTTCGACGATGTCGCACTGGTCGTCTCCGAACTGGTCACCAACGCCCTGCGGCATGCCCTGCCCGCCGATGTCCCGCGCGAACCCCAGGACCCGCCCGTGCGGCTGCACCTGATGCGCTGGACCTCGCGGCTGGTGTGCGCGGTGCGCGACCCGAGCCAGGCGAGCCCGGTGGCCTCCGAGGCCGCCGACTGCGCGGAGTCGGGCCGCGGACTCTTCCTGGTGGAGTCGTTCAGTGACTGCTGGGGCTGGCACCACTCCCCCACACTGAGTGCGGAGAGCACCTCCGGCGCGGGGCTGCGCGGGAAGGTCGTCTGGGCGCTCTTCCGGCTGTCCGACCCGGCTTGA
- a CDS encoding ion channel protein has translation MATDSAVSAEPSPARRLLPLLVPALAVGVVSALVLLGISLLAEGLQDVLWKRLPDALSIGGFSSLWMIVMLTAIGLAAGLVIRVVPGRAGPDPATTGLVDPPLPPGVVPGLLAVTVLALAGGVSLGPENPITAANIALAYWAGRRFAPGAPAELWVSLAAAGTIGALFGTPVAAALILSETLASRPGPGALWDRLFGPLAAGAAGSLTMALLAHPSFDLSLPDYTRAHWGDLLSATVIASAGAVLGLAAVYAFPYVHRAFRALRHPVLALTLGGLLLGLLGALGGHLTLFKGLDEVKELAADPDGWSAGQFAVMAVVKTAALLIAATCGFRGGRIFPAVFAGAALGLCAHALVGGVPVALAVTCGVLGVLLAITRQGWLSLFTAAVLASDTALLPLLCVASLPAWLLVTGRPQMQLHEDGTPLR, from the coding sequence ATGGCCACCGACTCCGCTGTCTCCGCCGAACCGTCCCCCGCGCGCCGGCTGCTGCCGCTCCTCGTACCCGCTCTGGCCGTCGGAGTGGTCTCGGCCCTCGTCCTGCTCGGCATCAGCCTGCTCGCCGAAGGGCTGCAGGACGTGCTCTGGAAGAGACTGCCCGACGCGCTGTCGATCGGCGGGTTCTCCTCGCTGTGGATGATCGTGATGCTCACCGCGATCGGGCTGGCGGCCGGTCTGGTCATCCGGGTGGTGCCCGGACGGGCCGGCCCCGATCCGGCGACCACGGGCCTGGTCGATCCGCCACTGCCGCCCGGCGTGGTGCCGGGGCTGCTGGCGGTGACGGTCCTGGCGCTGGCGGGCGGGGTCAGCCTGGGCCCGGAGAACCCGATCACCGCGGCCAACATCGCGCTGGCCTACTGGGCGGGCCGCCGGTTCGCACCGGGCGCCCCGGCCGAACTGTGGGTCTCGCTCGCCGCCGCGGGCACCATCGGCGCACTGTTCGGCACACCGGTCGCCGCCGCACTGATCCTCTCCGAGACGCTGGCCTCACGCCCCGGACCGGGTGCGCTCTGGGACCGGCTCTTCGGCCCGCTGGCGGCGGGGGCCGCGGGGTCGCTCACCATGGCGCTGCTCGCCCACCCCAGCTTCGACCTGTCGCTGCCCGACTACACCCGCGCGCACTGGGGCGACCTGCTCTCCGCGACCGTGATCGCCTCCGCCGGGGCGGTGCTGGGGCTGGCGGCGGTGTACGCCTTCCCCTACGTGCACCGTGCCTTCCGCGCCCTGCGGCATCCGGTCCTGGCGCTGACCCTGGGCGGACTGCTGCTCGGCCTGCTCGGCGCCCTGGGCGGGCATCTCACCCTGTTCAAGGGGCTGGACGAGGTGAAGGAGCTGGCCGCCGATCCGGACGGCTGGTCGGCCGGTCAGTTCGCGGTCATGGCCGTGGTGAAGACCGCGGCCCTGCTGATCGCGGCGACCTGCGGCTTCCGGGGCGGGCGGATCTTCCCGGCCGTGTTCGCCGGCGCCGCCCTCGGCCTGTGCGCCCACGCCCTGGTCGGCGGGGTGCCGGTGGCGCTCGCGGTGACGTGCGGGGTGCTCGGGGTGCTGCTGGCCATCACCCGGCAGGGCTGGCTCAGCCTGTTCACGGCCGCGGTGCTGGCATCCGACACGGCGCTGCTCCCGCTGCTCTGCGTCGCCTCACTGCCGGCCTGGCTGCTGGTGACGGGGCGGCCGCAGATGCAACTGCACGAGGACGGTACGCCGCTGCGGTGA
- a CDS encoding YbjQ family protein, with amino-acid sequence MGIEDYGGGQKAQADVLVVTTNDVPGHQVTQVIGEVFGLTVRSRHLGSQIGAGLKSMIGGELKGLTKTLVETRNQAMERLVEQAKARGANAVLMMRFDVTEAADVGTEVCAYGTAAVISKL; translated from the coding sequence ATGGGCATTGAGGATTACGGCGGCGGCCAGAAGGCACAGGCCGATGTACTGGTCGTCACCACCAATGACGTACCCGGCCACCAGGTGACCCAGGTCATCGGTGAGGTGTTCGGCCTGACGGTGCGCTCCCGGCATCTGGGCAGCCAGATCGGCGCCGGCCTGAAGTCCATGATCGGCGGCGAGCTGAAGGGGCTGACCAAGACGCTCGTCGAGACCCGCAACCAGGCGATGGAGCGGCTGGTCGAGCAGGCGAAGGCACGGGGCGCCAACGCGGTGCTGATGATGCGCTTCGACGTGACCGAGGCGGCCGACGTGGGCACGGAGGTCTGTGCGTACGGAACGGCCGCGGTGATCAGCAAACTCTGA
- a CDS encoding glutamate decarboxylase: protein MPLHKGSSRSEPSAKQRRLALNPFFGEADPTAGMESAPPRHQLPDRALPPATAYRLVHDELMLDGNSRLNLATFVTTWMEPQAGVLMAECADKNMIDKDEYPRTAELERRCVAMLADLWNAPDPSKAVGCSTTGSSEACMLAGLALKRRWAGRNADRYPATARPNLVMGVNVQVCWDKFCNFWEVEPRLVPMEGDRFHIDPQAAADLCDENTIGVIGILGSTFDGSYEPIADLCAALDALQERTGLDVPVHVDGASGAMVAPFLDEDLVWDFRLPRVASINTSGHKYGLVYPGVGWALWRSPAELPEELVFRVNYLGGDMPTFALNFSRPGAQVVAQYYTFLRLGREGYRAVQQASRDVAGGLAEQIEDLGDFRLLTRGNQLPVFALTTAPEVTAYDVFDVSRRLRERGWLVPAYTFPANRQDLSVLRVVCRNGFSSDLAELLLEDLRLMLPELRAQEHPSSRDHGAATAFHH from the coding sequence ATGCCACTCCACAAGGGCTCATCCCGCAGCGAACCGTCCGCAAAGCAGCGCAGGCTGGCCCTCAACCCGTTCTTCGGAGAGGCCGATCCGACAGCGGGGATGGAGTCCGCGCCACCCCGGCACCAGCTGCCGGACCGGGCGCTGCCGCCCGCCACCGCGTACCGCCTGGTCCACGACGAGCTGATGCTCGACGGCAACTCACGGCTCAACCTCGCCACCTTCGTCACCACCTGGATGGAGCCTCAGGCCGGGGTGCTGATGGCCGAGTGTGCCGACAAGAACATGATCGACAAGGACGAGTACCCGCGCACCGCCGAGCTGGAACGGCGCTGCGTGGCGATGCTCGCCGACCTCTGGAACGCGCCCGACCCCTCGAAGGCCGTGGGCTGTTCGACGACCGGCTCCAGCGAGGCCTGCATGCTGGCCGGACTCGCGCTCAAACGCCGCTGGGCCGGCCGGAACGCCGACCGCTACCCGGCGACCGCCCGGCCCAATCTGGTCATGGGCGTGAACGTGCAGGTCTGCTGGGACAAGTTCTGCAACTTCTGGGAGGTCGAGCCCCGCCTGGTCCCGATGGAGGGCGACCGCTTCCATATCGACCCACAGGCCGCGGCCGACCTCTGCGACGAGAACACCATCGGCGTGATCGGCATCCTCGGCTCGACCTTCGACGGTTCGTACGAGCCCATCGCGGATCTCTGCGCCGCCCTCGACGCCCTCCAGGAGCGCACCGGCCTCGACGTCCCCGTCCATGTGGACGGGGCGTCCGGGGCGATGGTGGCGCCGTTCCTGGACGAGGACCTGGTCTGGGACTTCCGGCTCCCCCGGGTCGCCTCGATCAACACCTCGGGGCACAAGTACGGGCTGGTCTACCCGGGTGTCGGCTGGGCACTGTGGCGCTCGCCCGCCGAGCTGCCCGAGGAGCTGGTCTTCCGGGTCAACTACCTGGGCGGCGACATGCCGACCTTCGCGCTGAACTTCTCCCGGCCCGGCGCGCAGGTGGTGGCGCAGTACTACACCTTCCTGCGGCTGGGCCGGGAGGGCTACCGGGCCGTGCAGCAGGCGTCCCGGGACGTGGCCGGCGGACTGGCCGAACAGATCGAGGACCTGGGCGACTTCCGGCTCCTCACCCGGGGGAACCAGCTCCCCGTGTTCGCGCTGACGACCGCGCCGGAGGTGACGGCGTACGACGTCTTCGACGTGTCGCGGCGGCTGCGCGAGCGCGGCTGGCTGGTGCCGGCGTACACCTTCCCCGCGAACCGGCAGGATCTGTCGGTGCTGCGGGTCGTGTGCCGCAACGGCTTCTCCTCGGACCTCGCGGAGCTGCTGCTGGAGGACCTGCGGCTGATGCTGCCCGAACTGCGCGCCCAGGAGCACCCGTCGAGCCGGGACCACGGCGCGGCCACGGCGTTCCACCACTGA
- a CDS encoding DedA family protein: MNTLALGPSWLDPDHLIGQFGLIGVLVIVFAESGLLIGFFLPGDSLLFTTGLLVTTGKLHTPLWLVCVLVALAAVIGDQVGYLFGRKVGPSLFNRPDSRLFKQENVEKAHDFFEKYGPKSLILARFVPVVRTFTPIIAGVSRMNYRSFITFNIIGGVLWGVGVTLLGAVLGKIEFVHQNIEAMLILIVLISVVPIGIEFLRARSKSKKEAAAGGDEGQDPAAGGRRGRHAKR, from the coding sequence TTGAATACGCTTGCGCTCGGACCGAGCTGGCTGGACCCGGACCATCTCATCGGCCAGTTCGGGCTGATCGGTGTACTGGTCATCGTCTTTGCCGAGTCCGGGCTGCTGATCGGGTTCTTCCTGCCCGGTGACTCCCTGCTGTTCACCACCGGCCTGCTGGTGACGACGGGCAAGCTGCACACCCCGTTGTGGCTGGTCTGCGTCCTTGTCGCGCTGGCCGCGGTCATCGGCGACCAGGTGGGCTATCTCTTCGGCCGCAAGGTCGGCCCGTCGCTCTTCAACCGCCCGGACTCCCGCCTCTTCAAGCAGGAGAACGTCGAGAAGGCCCACGATTTCTTCGAGAAGTACGGCCCGAAGTCGCTGATCCTGGCCCGCTTCGTGCCCGTCGTGCGGACGTTCACGCCGATCATCGCCGGTGTGAGCCGGATGAACTACCGCTCGTTCATCACGTTCAACATCATCGGCGGGGTCCTCTGGGGCGTCGGTGTGACGCTCCTGGGCGCGGTCCTGGGCAAGATCGAGTTCGTGCACCAGAACATCGAGGCGATGCTCATCCTGATCGTGCTGATCTCGGTCGTGCCGATCGGCATCGAGTTCCTGCGCGCCCGCAGCAAGTCGAAGAAGGAAGCGGCGGCAGGGGGCGACGAGGGCCAGGACCCGGCCGCCGGAGGCCGCCGAGGCCGTCACGCCAAGCGCTGA
- a CDS encoding PadR family transcriptional regulator, whose translation MSAIRLLVLCAVRQHGRAHGYQIRNDLEYWGAHEWSSAKPGSIYHALKQMAKQGVLLAHEVAPSTAGGPPRTEYEITERGDAEYFTLLRAALTSYDQKLDVLSAGLGGIVDLERSEAVSLLKERVAGLGRWRASVTEYYTPEAGPESIGHIGEIMNMWVHSADAGAEWTRGLIARIEGGAYTFAGEGDPFVGVLAEGEENPYATGVADPGDAH comes from the coding sequence ATGTCCGCGATCCGGCTGCTGGTCCTCTGCGCCGTGCGGCAGCACGGCCGGGCGCACGGCTATCAGATCCGCAACGACCTGGAGTACTGGGGTGCCCACGAGTGGTCCAGCGCCAAGCCGGGGTCGATCTACCACGCACTGAAGCAGATGGCGAAGCAGGGCGTACTGCTCGCCCATGAGGTCGCCCCGAGCACGGCCGGCGGCCCGCCGCGTACCGAGTACGAGATCACCGAACGGGGTGACGCGGAGTACTTCACGCTGTTGCGCGCGGCGCTGACCTCGTACGACCAGAAGCTGGACGTGCTGTCGGCGGGCCTGGGCGGCATCGTCGACCTGGAGCGGTCCGAGGCGGTGTCCCTGCTCAAGGAGCGGGTGGCGGGTCTGGGCAGATGGCGGGCGTCGGTCACCGAGTACTACACGCCCGAGGCGGGCCCCGAGTCGATCGGCCACATCGGCGAGATCATGAACATGTGGGTGCACTCGGCGGACGCCGGTGCCGAATGGACGCGTGGGCTGATCGCCCGTATCGAGGGCGGGGCGTACACCTTCGCGGGTGAGGGCGATCCGTTCGTCGGCGTGCTCGCCGAGGGCGAGGAGAACCCGTACGCGACCGGTGTCGCCGATCCCGGGGATGCCCACTAA
- a CDS encoding helix-turn-helix domain-containing protein: protein MGRAGPVAAGESSGSVVRRILLGSQLRRLRDSRGITREAAGYSIRASESKISRMELGRVSFKARDVEDLLTLYGVTDEVERDSLLGLAREANVAGWWHSFGDVLPGWFQTYIGLEGAASLIRIYEVQFVHGLLQTEGYAHAVVSRGMRGAPAAEIDRRVALRLERQKALVAERAPSFHAVLDEAALRRPYGGREVMREQLRHLIEMSEQPNVTLQVMPFSFGGHAGESGSFTMLRFPESDLSDIVYLEQLTSALYLDKAEEVAQYEKAMVRLHKDSPGPEESRDLLRGLLQLS, encoded by the coding sequence ATGGGGAGGGCTGGACCAGTGGCGGCAGGCGAATCGAGTGGATCCGTGGTGCGGCGCATCCTGCTGGGCTCACAGCTCAGACGGCTGCGTGACTCGCGTGGTATCACCCGTGAGGCGGCCGGCTACTCCATCCGGGCTTCCGAATCGAAGATCAGCCGCATGGAGTTGGGACGGGTGAGCTTCAAGGCCAGGGACGTCGAGGACCTGCTCACGCTCTACGGCGTCACGGACGAGGTGGAGCGCGACTCCCTGCTCGGCCTGGCCCGCGAGGCCAACGTGGCGGGCTGGTGGCACAGTTTCGGCGATGTGCTGCCGGGCTGGTTCCAGACATACATCGGTCTGGAGGGGGCTGCCTCGCTCATCCGGATCTACGAAGTCCAGTTCGTTCACGGCCTGTTGCAGACCGAGGGCTACGCCCATGCGGTCGTCTCCCGGGGAATGCGCGGCGCCCCCGCGGCCGAGATCGACCGCCGGGTCGCGCTGCGGCTGGAGCGGCAGAAGGCCCTCGTCGCCGAGCGGGCCCCCAGCTTCCACGCGGTGCTGGACGAGGCGGCGTTGCGCCGGCCGTACGGCGGGCGCGAGGTGATGCGCGAACAATTGCGGCATCTGATCGAAATGTCGGAACAGCCGAACGTCACTCTCCAGGTGATGCCCTTCAGTTTTGGCGGGCACGCGGGGGAGAGCGGCTCCTTTACGATGCTGCGATTCCCGGAATCCGACCTGTCGGACATTGTCTATTTGGAGCAGCTGACAAGTGCGCTCTATCTGGACAAGGCCGAAGAAGTCGCCCAGTACGAAAAGGCGATGGTGCGGCTCCACAAGGACAGTCCTGGGCCCGAGGAGAGTCGCGATCTGCTTCGCGGACTTCTCCAACTCTCCTGA
- a CDS encoding threonine/serine ThrE exporter family protein, which translates to MVAEQGGPEDQKPQSDEARSAFSQPSGVGRPTPPPEDEHPTSEFALPSGLTPEPQGSGSGSGAGSASGSATASGSGSDTIGSAFAPPRTYSAQNSPPAFTPAHGIPMIRLTKEAPWQDRMRTMLRMPVAERPAPEPVQKPDDAGPAVPRVLDLTLRIGELLLAGGEGAEDVEAAMFAVTRSYGLDRCEPTVTFTLLSISHQPSLVDDPVTASRTVRRRGTDYTRLAAVFRLVDDITTEEGEVSLEESYRRLAEIRRNRHPYPGWVLTLSAGALAGAASVLVGGGALVFVVAAIGAMLGDRLAWLCAGRGLPEFYQFVAAAMPPAAMGVALTLTHWSDVRPSAVITGGLFALLPGRALVAGVQDGLTGYYITAAARLLEVLYFFIGIVTGVLLVLYGGLQLGAQLNPEARLISHDRPVIQILASMVLSLAFAILLQQERSTVLAVTLNGGVAWVIFGAMTRPGGISPVAATAVAAGLVGLFGQLFSRYRYTSSLPFITAAIGPLLPGSATYFGLLGIAQDQLDRGLASLSTAVATAGAIAIGVNLGSEISRLFMRVPGAVAGANRRAAKRTRGF; encoded by the coding sequence GTGGTGGCGGAGCAGGGCGGTCCAGAGGACCAGAAGCCCCAGTCCGACGAGGCGCGCAGCGCCTTCTCCCAGCCCTCCGGCGTGGGTAGGCCGACGCCGCCGCCCGAGGATGAGCACCCGACGTCGGAATTCGCTCTTCCGTCCGGTCTGACGCCTGAGCCGCAGGGTTCGGGATCCGGCTCGGGGGCGGGTTCCGCTTCCGGTTCCGCAACGGCCTCGGGATCGGGGTCGGACACCATCGGTTCGGCCTTCGCCCCGCCGCGCACCTACAGCGCCCAGAACTCCCCGCCCGCCTTCACGCCCGCGCACGGCATCCCGATGATCCGGCTGACCAAGGAAGCCCCCTGGCAGGACCGGATGCGCACGATGCTGCGGATGCCGGTCGCCGAGCGCCCGGCGCCGGAGCCGGTCCAGAAGCCCGACGACGCGGGTCCCGCGGTGCCGCGCGTGCTCGACCTGACGCTGCGTATCGGGGAGCTGCTGCTGGCCGGTGGTGAGGGCGCGGAGGACGTCGAGGCGGCGATGTTCGCCGTGACCCGCAGCTACGGTCTCGACCGCTGCGAGCCGACGGTCACCTTCACGCTGCTGTCGATCTCGCACCAGCCCTCGCTGGTCGACGACCCGGTGACGGCGAGCCGTACCGTACGCCGTCGCGGCACCGACTACACCCGGCTGGCCGCGGTCTTCCGGCTCGTCGACGACATCACCACCGAGGAGGGCGAGGTCTCCCTGGAGGAGTCCTACCGGCGCCTCGCGGAGATCCGGCGGAACAGGCATCCGTACCCCGGTTGGGTGCTCACACTGTCCGCCGGCGCCCTGGCCGGTGCGGCATCGGTGCTGGTGGGCGGTGGCGCCCTGGTGTTCGTGGTGGCGGCGATCGGCGCGATGCTCGGGGACCGGCTGGCCTGGCTGTGCGCCGGGCGGGGGCTTCCGGAGTTCTACCAGTTCGTCGCGGCGGCGATGCCGCCCGCCGCGATGGGCGTGGCGCTCACCCTCACCCACTGGTCCGACGTCCGGCCGTCGGCGGTCATCACCGGTGGGCTGTTCGCCCTGCTGCCGGGGAGGGCCCTGGTGGCGGGGGTGCAGGACGGCCTGACCGGCTACTACATCACCGCGGCCGCGCGGCTCCTCGAAGTCTTGTACTTCTTCATCGGCATCGTCACCGGTGTGCTGCTGGTGCTGTACGGGGGCCTCCAGCTGGGGGCCCAGCTGAACCCGGAGGCCCGGCTCATCTCGCACGACCGGCCGGTGATCCAGATCCTGGCGTCGATGGTGCTGAGCCTGGCCTTCGCGATCCTGCTCCAGCAGGAGCGGTCCACGGTGCTGGCGGTGACCCTCAACGGCGGTGTGGCCTGGGTGATCTTCGGGGCGATGACCCGGCCCGGTGGCATCTCGCCGGTGGCGGCCACGGCGGTGGCGGCCGGCCTGGTGGGACTGTTCGGGCAGTTGTTCTCGCGCTACCGGTACACCTCGTCGCTGCCGTTCATCACGGCCGCGATCGGCCCGCTGCTGCCGGGTTCCGCCACGTACTTCGGTCTGCTGGGTATCGCGCAGGACCAGCTGGACCGGGGGCTCGCCTCGCTGTCGACCGCGGTGGCGACGGCCGGGGCCATCGCCATCGGGGTGAATCTGGGAAGCGAGATCTCCCGGCTGTTCATGCGGGTGCCGGGTGCGGTCGCCGGTGCGAACCGCCGCGCGGCCAAACGGACGCGCGGCTTCTGA